In Nocardioides jishulii, the DNA window TGCCGCGATCGTCCTCGCCGGGCTGCTCGTCGCCCTCGTCCTGGCCGGGGCCTGGCACCTCACCCAGGGGACGTCGGCCGTCGGCGTACGCGACCTGGTCGACCTCGTGCTCGGTCGCGCGCCCTCGCACGACTCCACCGCCACCACGCGGGAGATCCTCACCGGCTCCCGGCTCCCACGCCTGGCCGCCGGCATCGCCGTCGGCTTCGCCCTGGGCGTCGGCGGGGCGCTCCTCCAGTCCCTCGCGCGCAACGCCATGGCCTCGCCCGACACGCTCGCGGTCACGGGTGGTGCCTACTTCGCGGTCACCCTGGTGGCGGCCCTTGGCCTCTCGGTGCCGCTGTGGGCCTCGGGGTTGACGGCCTTCGCGGGCGGCGTGGTCGCCGCGGGCGTCGTGCTCGCGCTGGCGGGCGGCGCCGGTACGTCCACCACCCGGCTCATCCTCGCCGGCTCGGCCGTCGCCCTCGCGCTCCAGGCCGGCACCTCGACGCTGTTGATCCTCTTCCAGGAGGAGACCACGAGCCTCTTCGCCTGGGGCAGCGGCTCGCTCAGCCAGCTGGGCCTGCGCGCCTTCACCCAGGCCGCCCCCGTCGTGCTGGTCGCAACCCTGGCGGGCCTCCTCCTGGCCCGCCGTCTGGACCTGCTGGCGATGGGCGACGACTCCGCCGCCGTCCTCGGCGTCCCGGTCCGCTCCACCCGTGCGATCGGCACCGTCCTCGCGGTGCTCCTGGTCGCCTCGTCGGTGACGCTGGCCGGACCCATCGGCTTCGTCGGGCTCTGCGCCCCGGTGATCGCCCGGTTGTTGGGCAAGGTCGTGCCGGCGATGCTGCGTCACGCCGTGCTCCTGCCCGCCGCCGGCCTCCTCGGCGCGTTGATCGTGATCGTCGCCGACGTCGCCGTCCGGGCCGCGGTCGGCGCGGACGCGGCGATGTCGGTGCCCACCGGCGTCACGACGACCATCTTCGGCGCCGTCGTGATGGTGCTCCTGGCACGCGGCAGCCGCGACGCCGGTCCGAGCCGCCAGCCTCCCGCGGCAGCCGTCGCCGCCCGGGGACGGACGCGGTTCGTCGTGGTCCTGCTGGTCGTGGCGACCATGACCGCCGGCGTCGTGGTCCTGGGCCTGCTGGCCGGGCACCAGTGGCTCTACCTCGGTGACGTCAGCGCCTGGTTGCGCGGCGAGGGGCTCCCCCTCGTCCGGTTCGCGCTGGACGAGCGGGCCCCCCGGGTCGCGGCGGCACTGCTCGCAGGTGGCGCCCTGGCCCTCGCCGGCGCGATCGTCCAGGCCACCTGCCGCAACCCGCTGGCCGAGCCGGGGATCCTCGGCATCACCGGCGGGGCAGGCCTGGGCGCCGTGGTCGTGGTGACCGGCCTGGGCAGCGGATTCAGCAGCGGAACCAGCGCGGGAGCCTCCGCCACCACGATGCTGATGGCGGCGACGGTCGGCTCACTCGTCGCCTTTTCCCTCGTCTACGGACTGGCCTGGCGGGGCGGCCTCGACGCCGACCGCCTCGTGCTCATCGGCATCGGCGTCTGGTACGCGACGATGTCGCTCAGCACCTTCCTGCTGGTGCGCTCGAACCCGTGGGACACCCCGCGCATCTACACCTGGCTGTCGGGGTCGACGTACGGGCGGAGCTGGGAACAGGTGGTCCCCGTCGCGATCGCCCTCGCGGTGGCGCTGCCCCTCACCTTCGTGGTCCGCCGTGAGCTCGACCTGCTCGCCCTCGACGAGGACACCCCGCGCCTCGTGGGCGTCTCCCTGGAGAAGGTCCGCCTACTCGTCCTGGCGACCGCCGCGGTGCTCACCGCCATGGCGGTCTCGGCGGTCGGCGTGGTGGGCTTCGTCGGCCTGGTGGCACCACACATCGCCCGGGCCCTGGTGGGCGGGCGCAGCGCACGCGTCGTGCCAGTCGCCGTCCTGGTGGGCGCCCTGCTCCTCGTGGTCGCCGACACCATCGGTCGTACGGTGATCAGCCCGGCGCAGGTGCCGGCAGGACTGGTCGTCGCGCTGATCGGCGCGCCGTACTTCGTCTACCTCCTGGCACGTTCGCGCGCCTGAGCGGTCGCCTACCCCGGGCCCTCCCCGGTGACGACCTGCTGGGCCAGGTAGCCCTGGACCCCGATCCGCGCGATCGCGTCGAGCTGGCTCTCGAACCAGTCGGCGTGCTTCTCCTCGTCGCGCACCATCTCCTCGAAGACCGCAGCCGTCCCGTGGTCGCCGAAGTCGTGGCACTCGCGGGCCGCGGCGTTGAACTGCGCGACGGCTGCCCGCTCGCTCTCCGCGGCGAGGGTGAGCATCTCCTCGGCGGTCTCCCCCACCACGATCGCGCCGAGGCGTTGCAGGTTGGGGTGCCCGTCGAAGAGCAGGATCCGGTTGATCAGGTCGTCGGCGTCGCGCATCTCGTCGATGGAGAGGTCGTAGAAGACCTTGCCCAGCCTGCCCAGACCCCAGTTCTCGAGCATGCGCGCATGCAGGAAGTACGTGTTGGTGACGGTGAGCTCGAACGTCAACGCGTCGTTGAGGAGCTCGACCACTCGCGGGTTGACGGGTTGCACGGCCCACCTCCGAGATCGGTACTGACCCAGATCTCGACTCTGGCACATGCCCCACGGGGTGAGGACAGGCTTAGTTCGCAGGAGCCGTCAGCTCGCTGCACCGTCCGCAGCGAGGTGAGCGCACTCCTGGGCGTGGTGGCGGGCGACGACGTTCTTCACCGAGAAGATGCAGGAGCCACAGTCCTGGGCCGCCCCGGTGGAGCGGCAGGCCGCTGCGACCGTACGCGCCCCGTCGGCGAGTGCAGCATCGATGTCCCGGTCGCTGACGACGCGGCACTGGCAGACGATCACGCGTCGCTCCTCGAATTAGGTTGCCCTAACTAAGGCTAACCTCACTTGGAGGCGCACTCAAACCCGGCCACAAACGTCGCGCCCTGCCGAGAGGGAGGCGCTGCCCAGAAAATGACCTCAGGCCCGGATCCAGAGGATCCGGGCCTGAGTCGTGGTAGCGGGGACAGGATTTGAACCTGCGACCTCTGGGTTATGAGCCCAGCGAGCTACCGAACTGCTCCACCCCGCGTCGCTGAGAAGAACCGTACCCGAACCGCCCAACGGTGGTCACATCGGGGCGGCCAGACGGCGGGCCCACCCCGCCGACGACCCGCGCCTAGGCTGGGGACATGGCCGACACGCTCCCGCCCTGCCCGCACTGCTCCAGCGAGTACACGTACGAGATGGGCGAGCTGCTCGTCTGCCCCGAGTGCGCGCACGAGTGGTCCCCCGCCGAGCAGGCCGAGGCGGAGGCCGCCGCGGTCGTCCGGGACGCCGTCGGCAACGAGCTCGCCGACGGTGACACCGTCACCATCGCCAAGGACCTCAAGGTCAAGGGAGCCGCCGGCACCATCAAGGTCGGCACCAAGGTGCGCGGCATCCGCATCGCCCAAGGCGTGGGCGACCACGACCTCGAGGGCAAGGTCGACGGGTTCGGCCCGCTCCAGCTCAAGTCGAGCGTCGTCAAGAAGGTCTGATCAGGCGCTGGTCAGCCGGGTGACCATCAGGTAGTCCTTGCGCGGCCCGCTGACCCGCCAGGTCACCTGCCAACGACGGCCCGCTCCCCCGGCGGGCTCGCCGAGTCCGGTGGCCTCGACCAGGCCGGCGTACGTGTCCTCACCGCACAGGTGCACGACCTCGGCACCCGGCGACCAGGGGTGGAAGTCGCGCCCGTCGTCGAACGTGACCAGCCACCCGTCCTCGCGCTCGACGACGAAGAGCGTCCGGAAGACCTCCAGCTGCGCGCTGCCGCGTCGCATGACACCGGCCTCGGCCCATCGGACCCGGCCGCCCTGTTCCTCGCTGAGCGTCAGCGTGCCGCTCACCTCGATGACCTCGTCGGCCAGCCGGTCGGTGATGACGCGTTCGAACACCCAGGGGCCCAGCAGCGTACGCGGGTCGCGGAGGGCGTCCACGAGGGTCATCGCGCGCTCCGGGCCGCCAACGCCACGAGGTCGCGCGCCGGACCCTCCGGTGGCTGCGGGCCCCCGAGCCACACGGCGTGCAGCACCCTGGTCAGGTCGAGCCCGGAGACCTTGACGGCGACGAGACGCCGGCTGGCGAGGTCGTCGCGGACCGCGTGACGCCCCAGGGCGGCCGGTCCGGCGCCGGCGGCGACCGCAGAGCGTACGGCTGTGGTGCTGGAGAGCTCGAGGGCCGGCGGCACCATCCGGTGGCGGGCCAGGGCGCGCTCCAGGACCGTGCGGGTGCCCGAGCCCTGCTCGCGCACCACGAGCGGGGTGGCGGCCAGCTGCTCGGCACTCACGGACCGGCGCCCGAGCTTGGCCCACGGGTGGCCGGGTCCGACCACGACCACCAGCTCGTCGACCCCCACCTTGCGGTGGTGCAACCCCTTGGGGGCTTCAGGCCCCTCGACGAAGCCGAGGTCGACGGTTCCGGACTGCACCAGCTTGACGACGTTGGCGGAGTTGGTCGCCGTCATGGTGATCTCGGACGCCTCGCGTCCACCGCGCACCTGCTCGGCGCGCAGCGCCACCATCCACCCCGGCAGCAGGTGCTCGGCGATGGTCAGGCTGGCCGCCACCGCCAGGTGACCGCGCCGGTCCACCTTGAGGGAGGCGATGCCGGTGTCGAGCTCCTCAGCAGCCTCGACCACGCGCGCGGCCCACTGCGAGACCAGCTCGCCGATCTGCGTCAGCTCCGAGCCCCGCTTGCTGCGGACCAGCAGCGGCTCGCCGACGAGGCTCTCCATCGTCTGGATCCGCGAGCTCGCCGCCTGCTGGCTGATGCCCAGCTGGATGGCCGCCGCTCCCAGGCTCCTCGTCCGTCCGACGACCAGCAGGAGCTCGAGCGCACGCAGGTCGGGAACGTGGGGTGACAGCACTCTCACAACATTATCTTGTGAGGACCCAAGCGAACCCTCGTTGCGACAGGTTGGACCGATCACGCACGCTTGTCCCATGACTCTTCGTGTTGCCGTCGTGGGCGCTGGCCCCGCCGGGATCTATGCCGCCGACATCCTCACCAAGTCCGAGGTCGACGTCTCCGTCGACCTCTTCGAGCGCCTGCCGGCGCCGTTCGGCCTGGTGCGCTACGGCGTCGCCCCCGACCACCCCCGCATCAAGGAGATCATCAAGGCTCTCCAGCGCGTCCTCGCCAAGCCCGAGGTCCGCTTCATCGGCAACGTCGACTACGGCACCGACATCAAGCTCGAGGAGCTCCGCGAGTTCTACGACGCCGTCATCTTCTCGACCGGCGCCATGGCCGACCGCGACCTCCGCATCCCGGGCGAGGACCTGAAGCGCTCCTACGGTGCGGCCGACTTCGTCTCCTGGTACGACTCGCACCCCGACGTCCCCCAGACCTGGGACTTCGGCAACGGCACCCACGCCGCCGTGATCGGCGTCGGCAACGTCGCCCTCGACGTGGCCCGCGTGCTCGCCAAGACCGCCGACGAGATGCTGGTCACCGACATCCCCGAGCAGGTGTACGCCGGGTTGAAGTCGAAGAAGATCACCGACGTCCACGTCTTCGCCCGCCGCGGTCCGGCGTACGCGAAGTTCTCGCCGATGGAGCTGCGCGAGCTCAACCACTCCCCCAACGTCGAGGTCATCGTCCACCCCGAGGGCTTCGAGGTCGACGACCACTCGATGGAGCACATCGCCAAGCACAAGACCCACAAGCTCGTGCTCGACATCCTGGCCAACTGGGTCGGCCGCGACATCGAGGGCAAGCCGCACCGCATCCACCTCCACTTCATGGAGGCGCCCACCGAGATCCTCGGTGAGGACGGCGAGGTCGTCGGCCTGCGCACCGAGCGCACCGAGCTCGTCGGCGACGGCTCCGTACGGGGCACCGGCGAGTTCACCGACTGGCCCGTCCAGTCGGTCTACCGCGCCGTCGGCTACGCCTCCTCCCCGCTGCTGGGCCTGCCCTTCGACGAGCGCGACCTCGTCATCCCCAACGAGGGCGGCCGCGTGCTCGGCCTCGACGGCGACCACGTGCCGAACACGTTCGTCACCGGATGGGTGAAGCGTGGACCGGTCGGCCTCATCGGCCACACCAAGTCCGACGCCGCCGAGACCGTGGGCCACGTCCTCGAGACCACCTCGGAGACCGCCCCGTCGCGCGAGGCCGCTGACGTCGACGCCTTCCTGCGTGACCGCGGGATCGACTTCGTCACCATCGAGCACTGGGAGCAGATCGACGCGACCGAGATCGCCCTGGGTGAGGCCCAGGACCGCCTGCGGGTCAAGCTGCCGACCCGTGAGGACATGCTCGGCGCCCGCGAGTCCTGACCGCTCCCCCCAGCACCTCAC includes these proteins:
- a CDS encoding iron ABC transporter permease, giving the protein MIEAPPAPPSSSAPAEVRGDARRPRAGAAAIVLAGLLVALVLAGAWHLTQGTSAVGVRDLVDLVLGRAPSHDSTATTREILTGSRLPRLAAGIAVGFALGVGGALLQSLARNAMASPDTLAVTGGAYFAVTLVAALGLSVPLWASGLTAFAGGVVAAGVVLALAGGAGTSTTRLILAGSAVALALQAGTSTLLILFQEETTSLFAWGSGSLSQLGLRAFTQAAPVVLVATLAGLLLARRLDLLAMGDDSAAVLGVPVRSTRAIGTVLAVLLVASSVTLAGPIGFVGLCAPVIARLLGKVVPAMLRHAVLLPAAGLLGALIVIVADVAVRAAVGADAAMSVPTGVTTTIFGAVVMVLLARGSRDAGPSRQPPAAAVAARGRTRFVVVLLVVATMTAGVVVLGLLAGHQWLYLGDVSAWLRGEGLPLVRFALDERAPRVAAALLAGGALALAGAIVQATCRNPLAEPGILGITGGAGLGAVVVVTGLGSGFSSGTSAGASATTMLMAATVGSLVAFSLVYGLAWRGGLDADRLVLIGIGVWYATMSLSTFLLVRSNPWDTPRIYTWLSGSTYGRSWEQVVPVAIALAVALPLTFVVRRELDLLALDEDTPRLVGVSLEKVRLLVLATAAVLTAMAVSAVGVVGFVGLVAPHIARALVGGRSARVVPVAVLVGALLLVVADTIGRTVISPAQVPAGLVVALIGAPYFVYLLARSRA
- the bfr gene encoding bacterioferritin; this encodes MQPVNPRVVELLNDALTFELTVTNTYFLHARMLENWGLGRLGKVFYDLSIDEMRDADDLINRILLFDGHPNLQRLGAIVVGETAEEMLTLAAESERAAVAQFNAAARECHDFGDHGTAAVFEEMVRDEEKHADWFESQLDAIARIGVQGYLAQQVVTGEGPG
- a CDS encoding (2Fe-2S)-binding protein, whose product is MIVCQCRVVSDRDIDAALADGARTVAAACRSTGAAQDCGSCIFSVKNVVARHHAQECAHLAADGAAS
- a CDS encoding zinc ribbon domain-containing protein YjdM, coding for MADTLPPCPHCSSEYTYEMGELLVCPECAHEWSPAEQAEAEAAAVVRDAVGNELADGDTVTIAKDLKVKGAAGTIKVGTKVRGIRIAQGVGDHDLEGKVDGFGPLQLKSSVVKKV
- a CDS encoding DUF6314 family protein yields the protein MTLVDALRDPRTLLGPWVFERVITDRLADEVIEVSGTLTLSEEQGGRVRWAEAGVMRRGSAQLEVFRTLFVVEREDGWLVTFDDGRDFHPWSPGAEVVHLCGEDTYAGLVEATGLGEPAGGAGRRWQVTWRVSGPRKDYLMVTRLTSA
- a CDS encoding LysR family transcriptional regulator, coding for MLSPHVPDLRALELLLVVGRTRSLGAAAIQLGISQQAASSRIQTMESLVGEPLLVRSKRGSELTQIGELVSQWAARVVEAAEELDTGIASLKVDRRGHLAVAASLTIAEHLLPGWMVALRAEQVRGGREASEITMTATNSANVVKLVQSGTVDLGFVEGPEAPKGLHHRKVGVDELVVVVGPGHPWAKLGRRSVSAEQLAATPLVVREQGSGTRTVLERALARHRMVPPALELSSTTAVRSAVAAGAGPAALGRHAVRDDLASRRLVAVKVSGLDLTRVLHAVWLGGPQPPEGPARDLVALAARSAR
- a CDS encoding FAD-dependent oxidoreductase, with product MTLRVAVVGAGPAGIYAADILTKSEVDVSVDLFERLPAPFGLVRYGVAPDHPRIKEIIKALQRVLAKPEVRFIGNVDYGTDIKLEELREFYDAVIFSTGAMADRDLRIPGEDLKRSYGAADFVSWYDSHPDVPQTWDFGNGTHAAVIGVGNVALDVARVLAKTADEMLVTDIPEQVYAGLKSKKITDVHVFARRGPAYAKFSPMELRELNHSPNVEVIVHPEGFEVDDHSMEHIAKHKTHKLVLDILANWVGRDIEGKPHRIHLHFMEAPTEILGEDGEVVGLRTERTELVGDGSVRGTGEFTDWPVQSVYRAVGYASSPLLGLPFDERDLVIPNEGGRVLGLDGDHVPNTFVTGWVKRGPVGLIGHTKSDAAETVGHVLETTSETAPSREAADVDAFLRDRGIDFVTIEHWEQIDATEIALGEAQDRLRVKLPTREDMLGARES